Genomic window (Magnolia sinica isolate HGM2019 chromosome 10, MsV1, whole genome shotgun sequence):
ACTTGTACTTTGCTGGTAATGAAAATAAGTATGGTGAAGGTCTGAAATATCTTGGTATTTAATCCCAAGATTGCAACGCACCACTGCATTGGTTAATGATCCTTGATCATCTCTAGCGTCTGTATGCTGATGCACTGAATGAGTCGTCATTTGCAGCATCAGAAGTCCGAGTCTCAAAAAGATGTCATGTTATTTACTTTCTTGCAAGGAGGCATTATATGACTACTGACCTGAGGATCTGCGTTGTATAAATAGGTGCTGCCTAGTTCAGTGATCCACACCTTTATTTGGGCCtaccgtggatggaccatgctctaaaaaaCATCTCTTGATAAGACAATTCTAACCTCATTCTGTGGCACACTTACAAATGAGCTCATCTCCTGTTTAGCTATAGAGTTTCACTAGTCTGGATCTTGAAGTTGTCAGCCTCTTCTGAAATCCACAGATGGTCATATGGGAAAGGGAAGACTATTTTGTTTCCATCAATGGAAGTTGATTTTATATCCTATCTTTAGTGATTTGTTGCTTAAAAGCAGTAATTTGTCATGCATTAGTTGTGGTGATTTAGTAATTCCAAATGCATGTAGACCCCAAACCATTTTAGGCATCCACTTTGCACCTGTCTGGACCCCAAAATCGCACTAATTGGATGATCGCAAACAtctgatcaatagcatgaaaaacaCACAGTCAAGATTGAgcggagaaacaaaataggtccaatcatcatcttgaaatatCTATACGGTAGATaccactttgtattgcttatgatcTCAAAGTTgtactttggtttgatgattctaactatGTAATCTATGGCTTGTGACCATAATTGTGTAGTCCTGTTCCTAATAGATTGACCCCAAAATAGCATATCCAAATTATAAGAAATCCCATAGAAGCCACGGTTGCTGAATTCACACCTTCGAACTCCATGTGTCTTAAGTGTGAAAATAAATCCTGAATATGGTCCAAGTAATAAATGCCGAAGTTTCCTCTGGGTCCTAATTCCAATAAGATCCCCTACCTCATTATCTCGTACTTCTCTCGAAAGGATatatccaatgttttaaatatagacgatatcagccaatatatcccacgatatttcttgtatcccacctgtgcgatattaAAAGCGCAAGTACTGGGATATattccacatgttcgatccggtgagcaatttttatttttggtcctttttaaaaaaaaaaaaaaaaatgtaagtcaggttaaatcaatgtcaaattgtcaCAAATCCATGTTTATGATTAAGCAGagaaattgtcacgccccaaactcggagaccgggctcataaaattctcgatcgtcgaatccggtgccgacagtctccatagtgccccattctcggctccaagtgtgcatacaccaggttccgatccttagatcctacaaggaggattttttattttatttttaatatcaatttgtctcataagaagcataaccacaagtatacccaaatcacaaagacaacatcatcatcacatatccactaatataaacatttgaatacaatgttgaaagagaaatatatatgtcaaaatcaaagctccagaaatcagctgcatgctccaaactccatgctgctgcaacctaacatgcctgtacgcatctatcgtgcataagcttatagaaagcttagagggtggtgtaagtgtgtgcacaaggtaagtgccaaatattcaatataatgtcataatcatacaatatcggagattctggtaagatcatgaatcatacaatatcagagtaagtgaaaatactgacaagtccatgagtcaaacaatatcagggtacgcaatacagatcagctatgcaaataaggagtcatgaAGAGAGTTACATATCAGaggccgaggatgcaatgcaatatacaattcctaatgagttcacaaataccgttAGCCGTATttaaactatataaatgcagaaacacagtaatccaaaatgtcatatttcgcggatgtaatgcaatatgcggtgcgaatgaaatgaccatgctggagcgtgaagtcaggatgatagtacgtagtatcgcagactacggggtccacaacaagggatttctatccaaaccagtcacatacctaatttggatagtcagactcaatgtagtaaactcctgatctcaagttagtcgcgcgccccaaccgaaattctggccattgcgaaggcatacgtaacaaatagttgcgcaccaccagcctgagtggatagtgaatcaatgaatgaatatgcaacgcctgctccacaaatccgtactgtacatctctgggatcatcaccggggtctagtacactatatgCAAATCGCCgtccactgacgcgcgaccatgcaagtgtaagagacctcactatctgcctgaatagtagtcagctaatatctacccggcacgtcgatagcggacccattcacgagctggttaaactcagcctagctatgccccctactctcgggccggtaaggccacaccccttctcaactgaccacaacacagtgggagatgcggcctcctggtattttgCACtccggcgctcatgtatctactcggtgtcgacattggggcgtctcctggccacagaggtttagggactttcactcacggacatctaaagtgcccagatgctcgaaccaaatattttcggtgtcccatctagatatccacgacatgcctgtgaaggctatgaccctgatgtcgctagggcgtatagtaatcacaacacacaatgcaagatgtatgagttatacaattctgccatgcatcaatcctgcgcataccgtgcgctcatgtgagacaatctccgcctatcaaggagtctcataacaacctgtccaaggacatatgcaatggtcaaccacatctcataataaacatgcagatgatgcttatgggtatgtattatgatgttatgctgtcacatactcataattggcatcgataattggcctaacaaggcctgagggaatgtcacaatgtggacctttaaccatcattgcccattaatgtggacatttaaccaacattgctcccaaggagtgatttacatagggccgaacatatagtgggcccatagcctcacacaagggcctaatatacaatatcatgagcctcatacaagggctacatacacatcactatgggccgcgtcacttgggcctcgaatacatcatgatgggcctcgctcatgggcctcatatacacaacaggtgggccctgcacatgggcctcagatacatcacacgggccataacccatgggtctaatgcacaacataatgggcctcattaaatgggttaTAAAAACATTACAATGTCCACGCCatatgggtcggaaatacatctcaatgggccttaccaaatgggccggaaatacatcacaatgggccacgacatatgggctgaaaatacatctcaatgcgCCACGACCCGTGGGCCTCAGATAcgccaagtgggcctcatcaacgggtctgatatacaccacatataggcctcacatatgggcctcatacacaacaggtgggctgcatcaatgggccgcactaatgggcctcatagatgggctacaaatatatcaaggtgggcctcacagatgggccacaagtatatcaaagtgggcctcatcacataggcctcacatgcatcacattagtcctcacacaaggccatGTGTAACATCATAATGGTCTCCATATACGGCcacatgtacattacaatggaccatatcccatgggccccgaacacattgtaatgggccacatcccatgggcctcgaatacaccacattgggctacgtcccatgggtcttaaatatatcacaatgggcctctagccatgagctccaaatacattacaatgggcctcaacccatgggccctaatacatcacaatgggcctcaacccacgggcctcaaatacattacatcgggccctatcaaatgggccgaatcaaatgggcttcatgtatatcaatcgggcccacccttatgtatttttgagatccgacctattcataagttaacatagaggtagatgatgtgaaaacaaatatcagcttaattggaaactattgtggcccatAGAAGTTTGAACTGTGGATgccactgtccccactatttccaatggtggggtttgtgtgaactatagatctgactcattcttttctcatgccattaaaataatctttcaaaatggttggaaggtatggatacaacacatgcatcatggtagggtccacacacgtgACCCATCAACCAAACGGACGGTGTGCATTTGCACCATGGATGGCACGTGCACCACTTGCAGCAGCAGTTGGCAGTGGCTGCTGCTTAAGAatgacagaggtgggtcccacgtagggcccaccatgaggtatatttACCATTCAATCTGTTGAGAAGGTTAGACggacccatatatatataaatataaataaataaattttatatttattcaaaacttctgaaccaaagaggttttaatggcagacgatCAGTCCCACTGTCCCCTgccttgtgggccacctgagctgcaTATGAGGCTGATtttcagggtggggcccacttccttaagggaccatcaaatgcacggtgttgatgttctcacacatcacggtggggcccacggttgggaacCCCCTTGCTCGTCCGTCCACAGCGCTGTAGCGCAGGAGGCTGctgtagcgtcctctggacggGCAACAATGCCTACTGctgtttcatttattttttatttttggaaaaaatcatttttttccatggtttttcctaggtggggcccgcatcaataGAATCCATCCCGTCCACTGTCTcctatagctcaagacaagccaaacaagcctaatatttggcatgttttggtgtgtacaaagatcagagtgcattttaatagtaaaaaccactgttttctatgccatggcccgccagaaaatcggattagcttcatttttcagctcaacgcctaaaatgagttgggaaataggatggacggtgtggattgaattcatacatcaaggtggggccagcaTAAGCAGCCCACCCGAaattctaataataataatattattattattgtttacaAAGCACATCCAGACGCTGGAGTGCATCCCACTGCCTGTCACACTTCACTACGGTGTGAACATACAtttcatcatagtgggtcccacatggacgtggcccacgtgatttggatcaagctcctattcgtgttttcccatcatccgtccagagggtagggcccacatagcttggacggccatggggtccatttgatggaccgtttagatatcacatacactcatcatgtgggccacaaaataaagggaggagagagagagagagagagagagagagagagagagagagagacgtgatgatggagggaccccgacactatgggccctcccttctattcattacaacatacatcaagtgggtcccattacacgtgggcccatcaaatcgaaaatcaacggtggagatcctttctccaccaaaatggaaggtctagatgacctctttcaagcttagaaaagtaaacatcatgatggggtccatggagcatGACCCTATCAAGGAATAatcatgtgaatcatagtgggccatcggccacatttagggtccaaagtgatatccataccatcaatcggtaggccctacttggcccatcatcaaaacgtGAAAATAtaacctataaagcacccaccttttgcttcttcttgggctcctcctcatcatagctccaatgggacatgattcaacggtcgagatcgattttgaagggtggagatgggagataggaaggtgggccacacttaactctctcatggagcattggacgtgggttgcttgggaggaaaatgagagagagaggtatgagagagagagagagaggtgagggatgggtgaaaggtgatgggtggatgtacttgtgtaagggagagagagctGACTTTggggggttgttgtacttggggatggaatggttgtacttgacatttgatatgacgtgtcgtagagattccctctgtatttgcaacgcgcggcgtttttcttcgaactgaacgcgggcccacatctcctggcccgagtatcatctcagtgcgcgagacgcggcatcggaaccgcggcgacggcgcggtcgcagggatacaagtctcgggtcgagccgactctgatatacgggatatGTCTCAAGATCGGgcgcaaacgctgataacagatcgtgggttgccggaattcgaccaggaggaccgcggaagcatatggaacggtacgggctaagatacgggtctcactGAAACAATATAGCTCCAATCATCTTTTTGAAACAACTATTCGACGGATGCCACTTTGCATTGTTTATGATCTCAAGATAGCACTCTGGTGTTGATTCTAACTACATGATCTAAGGCTCATAAACAATAGACAATCGTAATAAATTGGCCTCGTTGaatgggttaggatcatctgattggcatgattcttgcaccatggctttttaatttttaatttttttttttttttaaaacacacgcacacacaccaccacacactcacgcctttgtgggatttcaccacctatgggtgcttgaacccttgaccaggtgttgaaactcctaagagtctaccactggagcaagagcaaggacccttattgcaccatggcttgctcccattTGTCTACTATTGAATGAACCATCCCAAATGATGATTGGGCATCCCACACATCATTCAAAAGGATTTGGGGACGTTAGTAAATTCCTTTAGTTATTGAATTGTGAATGTTCGTCCAACATATATACAAATATGAGTTACAATGGGTCGGTCATACTGGATGAAACTGATATTACTAACGACAAGCTAATAATCATCCGGCACAATATAGAATGACCTGCCTTGGGCATCCCATTTTTCATGAACATGACAGATTTTGCTGCCTTAAGTCATATAATAAGATTTCAATTCTCTGTAGACATCATCTTTATCTCATTACCTTTTGATCTTTCTTTTCGTTAACCTAAACTTTAATATTTTGTGGGGCAGATGATCCTATCATTTGAACTCCCTTTCGCTCTTATTCCACTTCTTAAGTTCACCAGCAGCAAGACCAAGATGGGTTCACATGCCAATTCTATTTTGGTAAGAACTCTTAAACTGAGCATTTGAAAAATTTATCAACTCGCCCTTGACTAAGGTTGAGTTCAAAGGCAATACTTGAATTTTTAATGAGAGGTTAGTTGATACTCATGGCAATGTATTGTGATCCACGTGTAGTATGCAGCCGTATAACCACACCCACTGTACTCATGGCCTACATGCTCCTCACCTAAACTGTCCAATCGTGGGGCCGAAGTCAGACTAGACTGGATGATTATGACCTCTAATTATTGAAACATTTGTTTGTTGCTTTAGAGCTTTTTTCGTTTCAACCATCCACTTGACAGTTTTAACTATTTGAACAGTTTGCATCATTCATTGTTTCCTGTTTTTGGATTatgcccatccatggtggggccacaatttGGATTCAGCTACATGTATGCCACGTGAAGTGGTCAGCACGCGTGTCGATTGTCACTATGACGGAGTACCAAGCAATTCATTTCTCATATAAAACCCTGTTTTTTTAAGACCTTAGTTACGGTGGGTTTGTTTCGTTGTCCTTGCAGATTTCAACGATCACGTGGATCACAGGCTCTCTGATCATGGCCATCAAGATATATTTCCTGGCAACCAGCTTCGTCAAGTTGCTACTTCGGAGCCGTTTAACACCTTTGCCCAAGACGTTCGCAGATATTTGGCTTTTCAGGTATGTTGCTCTATCTAGCTGGTATCGCTTACCTGGttatgcgcaaaaataaggaagTCATTCAGCTGTTGGCTCCAGAAGAGGTGCAGCTCAGACAAAGAGACAGCAGTTCAAATGTGGGAACTGCTGGGTCGATTTACCCGAGAGAAGACATTGTGAGCATGCAATTGCCACAAGGGAGGACGGCACCATCTGATTTCGATTAATACAATCTCCAATTCAATGCTGCAGGGTGTGGGCCAACTGCCTATTGGAGCCAATCAAAAGTGCACTCGCGcacttttttttaataataatctctctctctctctctctctctctctctctctctctatcgttTGATTGAGAAATTTGATGGCCCATTGCAGGGCCACCTgatcatccaaattgttcaaCTGGTGGCCTTCATCATGAATGGGaatcatggaaaaagaaaatcccCTTTGTTTACCCTGACTAACTGTCTgtatcccctttttttttttaaatttttaagaaaaGGATTTTCATTTCGCCAAAAAGTTTTACATGGATTCTTTACATTCGGGATTGGCAGGACGAAAAGAACCTGAGGCTATGGCCCATCCCATGGTGTCAGGGGCATTTTTCTCGGGTTGTTGGGATATTGTGGGGCTAGATCTCTTGAAGGTTGCCTCGGCCCTCTTTCTCGGTTGCCCCATCCCTAGAGCATTCACGACATCATTGATCTGTCTGATCCCCAAGGGAGAATCCCCCAATTCTTTTACAGACTTCCGCCTTATTAGTCTTTGCAACTGTGTCTACAAAATCCTCGCCAAAATCATTTCGGGCAGGTTAGCTAGGGTgctcccgaacctgatttccctAGAACAAGGTGCATTCGTTCAAGGCAGGTCCATGACAGAAAATATTGCGTTGGCTCAGGAAGTTCTAGGGGACATCAACAGAAAAGTGCATGGCGGCAGCATAGTTTTGAAGGTAGATATGGAGAAAGCTTACGATAGGATTGAATGGTCCTTCCTTAGGAAGGTTTTGGGCCGATTTGGTTTCTCGGGCCCATAGATCAGGTTGGTGGAGCGGTGTTGGAGTAATTGCTGGTTCTCCGTTCTAGTCAATGGCGAGTTAGCCGACTTCTTCAAATCGACTAGAGGCGTGCGACAAGGGTATCCCCTATCCCCTAGCTTGTACATCTTAGCTGCCGAGGTGCTCAACAGAGGCTTCACAAGTTTGATGGACAGGGGTAGCTGTCTTGCATACCAGGTGGGTAGAAACTGCTCTAGGATTTCCCTCTTTCTGTACATCGATGACACGTTGCTTTTTCTTAGTGGCGGCCTCAAATCGGTCCGCGCCACTAAGAGTTTCTTAGACTATTTTCAGAAGGTTTTAGGGCAAAAAATTAACCTCCAGAAAAGCGGTTTTATCAACTCCGATCGCCTTTCTTCAGCCAGGGTCGACGCGATTCAAAGAATTCTGAGGATGGCTAAGGCCTCGGCCAACATGATTTACCTCGGAGTTCCAGTTGTTGCGGGCAGAAGGAAAGGTTCTGAATTTCAGCCGCTGGTAGATAAAGTGGATTCTCGGGTGAATGGGTGGCAGTCTAAGTGTTTAACGATGGCCAGTAGAGCTACTCTTATTCAACACGTGCTTAGCAGCATTCCTGTGCATTCGCTTGCGGCTGCGGGCATTCCCGCCTCGATTTTGAAGGCCTTAGAAAGCCATTTTGCCAGTTTCTTTTGGGGGTGGGCTGACAGTAGGAGGAAGCATCATTGGAGAAAATGGTCAGAGATTGCAGCCCCTAAAGCGGAAGGTGGGCTGGGGTTTAGAGAGTTGGCAGAAGTCATACAAGTGTTGCGTCTCAAGATGGCCTGGGCCGTGAGGTTCAAGGGTAGCTAGAGTCTTTGGGGCAGTTTCATGAGGGGCGAGTACTAGCAGGACCTTTCCTTGTCCGATCAGGTCCATAGGGTGTCTGTGGCCTCTCCACGGTGGAAGAGGATTCGGGAGCTACTCCCCTTGCTGGAATCCAAGATGCAGTGGCAAATTGGGAGAGGGGATATCAGTTTCTGGAAAGACAACTGGACTGGGAGAGGGCCCCTCGTCACCAGAGTGCTGCACCCCATTCCAACTGGGCTGAAGGATATCCAAGTCAGGGACTACCTGGGGCGGGCAGGGCCTCTCCCTCCATCAGCGGCCTTCAACTGCCTCCCTCAGGGTGAGATTGACGCCATATTCCAAGGGGGATTCTGCACGTTCGACGGCCCAAACGTCCCCTACTGGCCACTTGATCCGTCAGGTGATTTCTCGATCAACTCTGCCTGGGTTTCATGCAGATCTCCTAGTCCGATCGTGAGCTGGAGCTCCAAGCTGTGGTTCCCTCAGCTCCCGCCTAAGGTCTCCATGCTGGTTTGGAGGACTCTCAAGGTTGTGGTCCCAGTGGAGTTAGTGGTTTAGTCCAGAGGAGTGCAACTCGCCTCCCGCTGTGTCTGCTGCGACGGCGTGGCATGCCAGGGTCTTGCTATTGAGTCCAACGACCATTTGTTCTCGCTCAACGCCTGGGCGTCAACGCTTTGGTCCCACTTTGCCAATATCTTCGGGAGGTCTTCTCCGGGTGGTGCGTCTGTGGAGGATAGGCTGAACTACTGGTGGGGTGGCCCCTATCCGAGGGGTTGGGCTGGGTCCATTTACAAAGTAATTCCATGTTTAATTATTTGGGAGCTGTGGAGAGGCAGAAATCTCGCAAAATTCGAAGGTAGACACCCCTCGATCCAGGCCCAAGCCTCCCAGGTTAAAGGGTGTATCCACGCTATCTCGAACCGGTGACGTCCTCATCTTCCTTCGGTGGGGCCTAATAGCCGGGGTCTTTTGGCATCGGGTCGGTGGCCAGGCTCGCCTTGCCCCTTTGCAAGAGTGGCGCAGGTGGTCAAGTGGATTAAACCCCCTTTGGGATGGGTCAAGATGAATGTCGACGGGTTTGGCAAGGGGAGGTGGGATTTGCAGAGGGGAGAGAGGCGAGGTCATATTTGGCTTCACTACGGGCTTTGGGATAGCTTCTAACACCAGAGTAGAATTCAGGGCCATCCATGATGGGCTGTTTCATTGCCTTAGAAAGGGACTCTCTAAAATCATCATTGAATCTGATTCTTTGTTGGTGATCAATCTCATTTCTGGGAGTTTCCGCCCTGGCTGGAAGTGGAAATACTGGCTATCTAGGATTAAAGGGCTGCAGATTATAAGGGAAGTGAAGTTTCAGCATATCCTGTGGGAGGGTAATGGGCTGGCAGATAGGCTGGCCAGAATGGGCAGTGAGGCCCAGTCATCAGCTATCTTCCACGCAGTCTCTGACCTCCCTAGGGAAGTTAAGGGCCTAATCTTCCTTGACAAGGTGGGGTTGGGGACGCTCAAGTGCTAGCCACAGGTTGTCCCATCGCTGCCTTCCACGTCCTTGGGGTTTTTCCCCTCTCTATTATCCAGCTTTATGATAGGTTTGGCAAGGTTCTTTTCGTCCTGTCAATCACGAATGTAAAGAATCCATGTAAAGTTTTTTGGTGAAATGAAAAtccttttctttaaaaaaaataaaaaatggggaTACAGACAGTTGGTCAGGGTAAACAAAGgggattttctttttccatgattCCCATTCATGATGAGGGCCAccatttgaacagtttggatgatcaAGTGGCCCTACAATGGGCCATCAAATTTCTCAAtcaaccgagagagagagagagagagagattattattaaaaagaaaggaaaaaaaaaagtgcgtGAGTGCACTTTTGATTGGCTCCAATAGGCAGTTGGCCCACACCTTGCAGCATTGAATTGGAGATTGTATTAATCCAAATCAGATGGTGACGTCCTCCCTTGTGGCAATTGCATGCTCACAATGTCTTCTCTCGGGTAAATCGACCCAGCAGTTCCCACATCTGAACTGCTGTCTCTTTGTCCGAGCTCCAGCTCTTTTGGAGCCATCTGCTGAATGActtccttatttttgcgcatgaCCAGGTAAGCGATACCAGCTAGATACAGCAACATACCTGAAAAGCCAAATATACCTGCGAACGTTTTGGGCACAGGTGTTAAACGACTCCGAAGGAGTAACTTGACGAAGCTGGTTGCCAAGAAATATATGTTGATGGCCATGATCAGAGAGCCTGTGATCCATGTGGTCGTTGAAATCTGCAATGACAACGAAACAATGAGAATATGTCAAACATGTGTAGACTGGTAGATCATAATGGAAAAAAGAATAAACGGCTCCGAAGGAGCAACTTGACGAAGTTGGTTGCCAAGAAATATATGTTGATGGCCATGATCAGAGAGCCTGTGATCCATGTGATCGTTGAAATCTGCAACGACAACGAAACAATGATAATATATCAAACATGTGTAGACTGGTAGATcataatgaaaaaaagaagaagcaaccaACAGAAGTAGAACATGTGCATGGGTatacatgcacacacaagaaACACAGATTTATATGGTTCATCCAACCACatggaatcaaataataagtttctctttaatggAGGCCTAAAAGGATGCATCGTTCACTTGGGGAAACACGTGGAAAATGAtggatccatccaaccatccatccatgcacatacatacaacacacatgcatgatccatgcatgcatgcatacatacaatgaCACGTACAttatacacacatgcatgatccatccacgagtgcatgcatacacacatagaTACAAAtatacatacatccatccatccacgatccatccaaaaaaaattgaaatggaattttttttaataaacagatttttggcaatattgatacattagAGATACATTGCTGATATCGGCGAAATATCACCAacacattggcaatacaagcgacacatggaatttacacagtaaaaaagcATTGACGATATCAATACactggcgatacttagcgatatattgctaatacctggaattttttatactaccatgTTATTGGATCGCTGAATtggtgatacagataatattggCAACATTATTGATAACATTGCCATTACTCAGAACAATGCCTCTAAATAGGTACAactcttgatagagtggaatggaggaataggattcatgtagtcaACCTTAATTAACTaagataaggtttagatgatgatgatgttgctcatCCTACAAGTGGTCTAAATCAATGTAGTAAAAAAAACGTTATTGTATCGAAAATTGTAATAGGAGTTGAATCGTATCAAATAGAAAATCATATCATaaaccataaaataaaataaaaaattaaaaatgattttcttaaaataaaaataataaaaggaaaaatatgaataaacaagaaaaactcaaaaaaaactCGTCAATCATCCTTTTTCTATCAAAATGGACCAAGTAATAGCATGtaatgatagtgttaaaggatttttatctttcctttttttttttttttttttgttgtctttcaagaaatttcccaAAAAAGCGATAATTACACTGGCTATAAGATTCAGGGAACCAATGTCTTCCTTCGTATGACAACTTTACTagttttaaataaaaatgattcCATGGTTGGAGGAAGACATCAAAGGAATAAAAGAGTAATGTAAAATAATTACACTTTTTGAAGATAAAATGAGGAGATAAAAGGTTTACTTTGATTCCATGTATTGATCGGGGTATTTTCCTGGAAAGCACCAAAGCAGAATGGAGAAAGAGATTGTGCCTGCAGAAAGCCCATTATATTCACCATAAAACGCGACAAACAATTCATCAATGAAACAAATTGAGTTAGGAAGATGTAGGAACCTTACGGCATAACCATGGCACCAAGAA
Coding sequences:
- the LOC131217324 gene encoding uncharacterized protein LOC131217324, whose amino-acid sequence is MDSLHSGLAGRKEPEAMAHPMVSGAFFSGCWDIVGLDLLKVASALFLGCPIPRAFTTSLICLIPKGESPNSFTDFRLISLCNCVYKILAKIISGRLARVLPNLISLEQGAFVQGRSMTENIALAQEVLGDINRKVHGGSIVLKVDMEKAYDRIEWSFLRKVLGRFVNGELADFFKSTRGVRQGYPLSPSLYILAAEVLNRGFTSLMDRGSCLAYQVGRNCSRISLFLYIDDTLLFLSGGLKSVRATKSFLDYFQKVLGQKINLQKSGFINSDRLSSARVDAIQRILRMAKASANMIYLGVPVVAGRRKGSEFQPLVDKVDSRVNGWQSKCLTMASRATLIQHVLSSIPVHSLAAAGIPASILKALESHFASFFWGWADSRRKHHWRKWSEIAAPKAEGGLGFRELAEVIQVLRLKMAWAVRFKGS
- the LOC131217325 gene encoding uncharacterized protein LOC131217325, with the translated sequence MQWQIGRGDISFWKDNWTGRGPLVTRVLHPIPTGLKDIQVRDYLGRAGPLPPSAAFNCLPQGEIDAIFQGGFCTFDGPNVPYWPLDPSGDFSINSAWVSCRSPSPIVSWSSKLWFPQLPPKVSMLVWRTLKVVVPVELVV
- the LOC131217326 gene encoding uncharacterized protein LOC131217326 encodes the protein MSTGLARGGGICRGERGEVIFGFTTGFGIASNTRVEFRAIHDGLFHCLRKGLSKIIIESDSLLVINLISGSFRPGWKWKYWLSRIKGLQIIREVKFQHILWEGNGLADRLARMGSEAQSSAIFHAVSDLPREVKGLIFLDKVGLGTLKC